A window of Candida orthopsilosis Co 90-125, chromosome 8 draft sequence contains these coding sequences:
- a CDS encoding Csa1 protein (incomplete; similar to C. parapsilosis and C. albicans CSA1; member of CFEM family) — protein SAATAAPITSSNESTSQPSNTDSSSSSNEVTESTADSSTTDSTLESSVESTAEPSTEASAEPSTESSAEPSAESSAEVSSEPSIESSTVSEPTSESSIETSLPTESVTPGEPFVISVLFNGEVTTFESNSTHIKLFDGSEVQFTIVDGLLQVGDSGFVHVGAVGELIVGDIDSATGGWGLENNRVTLTPLSSARLAKRENEVQFYACPAEVGYDVRVADGEGCTAIDAVAGPLSSPESSTTGEPSATSSAFESGEATSSSDVTETGASQESYPLSSTVTSEVATTDEEGNASTLTTTIIVTKVSEYCAQESASSVQSEAHSSQTSAAAVQSTCIEKQQSVVTVIVSCESAISSLNSVKLSAQQVTKTEIVYSCESEISSLSSVEHEAQKTLEAIVSEYESAVSVQKSAAEQQKSAAQVQLSEAELQHSSEAVAHAQSAAAEAYTAAVEASQAVSVASIAKETVAAVAKTAPGVEETGEATQQGEAGEQGGAAQEGEATQTVVVSSSASTDHQNGDEATKAGALNSSESEGSNGTQSVAAANAGVKSYGLSMRFMSTIVAFAALLM, from the coding sequence ATCAGCCGCCACTGCTGCGCCAATCACCTCGTCGAATGAGTCCACTTCTCAACCATCAAATACGgattcatcatcctcatcaaaTGAAGTCACGGAGTCAACGGCTGACTCCTCCACAACTGATTCAACTCTTGAATCGAGTGTTGAATCTACAGCCGAACCATCTACTGAAGCTTCTGCTGAACCATCTACTGAATCATCTGCTGAACCATCTGCAGAGTCGTCTGCCGAAGTATCATCCGAACCATCTATTGAGTCATCCACAGTAAGTGAACCTACACTGGAATCATCTATTGAAACTTCTTTACCAACTGAATCAGTTACCCCAGGTGAGCCATTCGTTATATCTGTGTTATTCAATGGTGAGGTGACCACCTTTGAATCAAATAGTACCcatatcaaattgtttgatggTTCTGAAGTACAGtttacaattgttgatggtttACTTCAAGTCGGTGATTCTGGTTTTGTACACGTTGGTGCTGTTGgagaattgattgttggAGATATTGACAGCGCCACAGGCGGATGGGGACTTGAAAACAACAGAGTTACATTAACTCCGTTGTCTTCTGCCAGGTTGGCGAAACGTGAAAATGAAGTTCAATTCTACGCTTGTCCTGCGGAGGTTGGTTATGATGTACGTGTAGCTGATGGTGAAGGATGTACTGCAATTGATGCAGTTGCTGGACCATTGAGTTCACCAGAAAGCTCAACTACTGGTGAGCCAAGTGCCACTTCATCGGCTTTCGAAAGTGGTGAAGCTACCAGCTCATCAGATGTTACTGAAACAGGTGCATCTCAAGAATCTTACCCTCTCAGTTCAACTGTTACTTCTGAGGTCGCAACAACTGACGAAGAAGGAAATGCTTCTACATTAACCACAACCATAATTGTTACTAAAGTAAGTGAATATTGCGCTCAAGAATCTGCCAGCTCCGTCCAAAGTGAAGCCCACTCATCTCAAACAAgtgctgctgctgttcAATCTACATGCATCGAAAAACAGCAAAGTGTTGTAACTGTTATTGTATCATGTGAATCGGCTATTTCATCTTTGAACTCAGTCAAATTGAGTGCCCAACAAGTCACCAAGACGGAAATTGTTTACAGTTGTGAAAGTGAAATCAGTTCCCTTAGTTCGGTTGAGCATGAAGCACAAAAGACATTGGAAGCAATTGTATCTGAGTATGAATCAGCTGTATCTGTCCAAAAATCTGCTGCtgaacaacaaaagtcTGCAGCACAAGTTCAATTGAGTGAAGCTGAGTTACAACACTCGTCTGAAGCAGTAGCACATGCACAATCTGCCGCTGCAGAGGCGTACACTGCCGCTGTTGAAGCATCGCAAGCCGTATCTGTGGCATCTATTGCTAAAGAaactgttgctgctgttgccAAAACTGCACCTGGTGTTGAAGAGACTGGAGAAGCTACTCAACAAGGCGAAGCTGGTGAACAAGGTGGAGCTGCTCAAGAAGGGGAAGCTACCCAAACGGTCGTTGTATCCTCGAGTGCTTCGACTGATCATCAAAATGGGGATGAAGCTACGAAAGCAGGTGCTTTGAATTCATCAGAATCAGAAGGTAGTAACGGAACTCAATCTGTTGCAGCTGCTAATGCAGGAGTCAAGTCCTATGGCTTATCGATGCGCTTTATGAGTACTATTGTTGCCTTCGCTGCCCTTTTGATGTAA
- a CDS encoding Rad3 protein (similar to S. cerevisiae RAD3) yields MKFYIDDLPVLFPYPRIYPEQYAYMSDIKKTLDVGGNCILEMPSGTGKTISLLSLTVAYQMHYPEHRKIVYCSRTMSEIEKALIELHKLMEFRASELGYVEDFRGLGLTSRKNLCLNPLISREKKGNVVDEMCRRVTNGQLKEKIEKGVVTEEDQVRDPAKYSLCSYHEKLYDLDPHELVPSGVYSFDALIRYCKEMGTCPYFTVRRMIPFCNIIIYSYHYLLDPKIADRVSRELSKDSIIIFDEAHNIDNVCIESLSLDLTEDVLKRATRGANKLAEAVEDMKAKDSEKLQNEYEQLVDGLRQAEVEREQEMFMSNPILPQDLLDEAIPGNIRKGEHFIAFLKRFIEYLKTRMKVLHVISETPTSFLQHLKELTYIDKKPLKFCSERLSLLVKTLELTEIEDFNALKDIATFATLVSTYDTGFQLILEPFETEGSTVPNPMLHFTCLDASIAIKPVFERFSSVIITSGTISPLDMYPKMLNFQTVIQESYAMTLARRSFLPMIVTKGSDQVSISSRFEIRNDPSVVRNYGSLLIEFAKITPDGMVVFFPSYLYMESIISMWQTMGVLDEVWKHKLILVETPDAQETSLALETYRKACSNGRGAVLLSVARGKVSEGIDFDHHYGRTVLMIGIPFQYTESRILKARLEFMRDHFQIKENDFLSFDAMRHAAQCLGRVLRGKDDYGIMVLADRRFARKKAQLPKWIAQALNDSDTNLSTDMALATAKKFLRSLAQPTNPKDQEGVSVWDIDQLEAYQKQYNQGRIKEEVEENGKVEEVGDEFIDIDDEDIDLL; encoded by the coding sequence ATGAAGTTCTACATCGATGATCTACCTGTATTGTTTCCTTACCCAAGGATCTATCCCGAGCAATATGCTTATATGAGTGATATCAAGAAAACGCTCGATGTTGGAGGAAACTGTATACTAGAGATGCCTTCGGGAACAGGCAAAACTATTTCATTATTGTCGTTGACAGTGGCGTATCAAATGCACTATCCAGAACACAGAAAGATTGTATACTGCTCGCGTACTATGTCAGAGATTGAAAAGGCTTTGATTGAGTTGCACAAGTTGATGGAGTTTAGAGCAAGCGAGTTGGGATACGTTGAGGATTTCAGGGGGTTGGGATTGACCAGTAGAAAGAACTTATGTTTGAACCCGTTGATATCGAGGGAGAAGAAGGGTAATGTGGTGGATGAAATGTGTCGACGTGTGACAAATGGACagttgaaggaaaagattgaaaagggTGTTGTCACAGAAGAAGACCAAGTGAGGGATCCAGCAAAGTATAGTCTATGCTCCTACCATGAAAAATTGTACGATTTGGATCCCCATGAGTTAGTCCCACTGGGTGTTTACTCATTTGACGCGTTGATCAGGTACTGTAAAGAGATGGGAACGTGTCCGTATTTCACTGTTCGTAGAATGATTCCATTCTGCAACATTATTATTTATTCATACCATTATTTATTGGATCCTAAAATTGCTGATCGAGTATCGCGAGAATTGTCAAAGGATAGTATAATTATATTTGATGAGGCACATAATATCGATAACGTTTGTATTGAGTCGTTATCGTTGGACTTGACTGAGGATGTGTTGAAGCGAGCCACGCGAGGGGCAAACAAATTGGCAGAGGCAGTTGAAGATATGAAGGCAAAAGATagtgaaaaattacaaaacGAATATGAACAGTTGGTAGATGGGTTGCGTCAAGCTGAGGTTGAAAGAGAGCAGGAAATGTTTATGTCGAATCCAATTCTACCGCAAGATTTATTAGACGAAGCAATTCCAGGTAACATCAGAAAGGGCGAGCATTTCATTGCATTTTTAAAGAGATTTATTGAATATTTAAAGACAAGGATGAAGGTTTTGCATGTTATTAGTGAAACGCCAACCAGTTTCTTACAGCATTTGAAGGAGTTGACTTATATTGATAAAAAACCATTGAAGTTTTGTTCAGAAAGATTGTCTTTGTTGGTGAAAACGTTGGAGCTTACGGAGATTGAGGACTTTAATGCTTTGAAGGATATTGCTACTTTCGCCACTTTGGTGTCTACGTATGACACTGGATTtcagttgattttggaacCATTCGAAACGGAGGGAAGTACGGTGCCTAATCCTATGCTACATTTTACTTGTCTTGATGCTTCTATCGCTATAAAGCCGGTATTTGAAAGGTTTTCTTCAGTGATTATCACGTCCGGTACTATCTCTCCCTTGGATATGTATCcgaaaatgttgaattttcaaactgTTATACAAGAGTCGTACGCAATGACTTTGGCTAGGAGGTCTTTCTTGCCAATGATTGTGACCAAAGGCTCTGACCAAGTATCCATATCttcaagatttgaaatcagaaATGATCCCTCGGTTGTGAGAAACTACGGTTCTCTTTTGATAGAGTTTGCCAAAATTACCCCTGACGGTATGGTGGTGTTCTTTCCATCATATCTATATATGGAGTCGATTATTTCCATGTGGCAGACAATGGGTGTCTTAGACGAGGTGTGGAAGCATAAGCTTATCTTGGTCGAAACTCCTGATGCTCAGGAAACCTCGTTGGCATTGGAAACGTATAGAAAAGCTTGTTCAAACGGGAGGGGAGCAGTTTTATTGTCCGTTGCGCGTGGAAAGGTTTCTGaaggaattgattttgatcaTCATTATGGAAGAACagtattgatgattggTATCCCCTTCCAATATACGGAATCAAGGATATTAAAGGCCAGGTTGGAATTTATGAGagatcattttcaaatcaaagagAATGATTTCCTCTCTTTCGATGCAATGCGACACGCTGCTCAATGCTTGGGAAGAGTTTTGCGAGGCAAAGACGATTATGGTATTATGGTGTTGGCTGATAGACGATTTGCAAGAAAGAAAGCGCAGTTGCCGAAATGGATTGCTCAGGCATTGAATGATTCAGATACTAATTTGTCTACAGACATGGCATTGGCCACCGCTAAGAAGTTTTTGCGGAGTTTAGCTCAACCAACTAATCCAAAGGATCAAGAAGGGGTATCGGTGTGGGACATTGATCAGCTTGAAGCATATCAGAAGCAGTACAACCAAGGTCGcatcaaagaagaagttgaagagaATGGTAAGGTTGAAGAAGTGGGTGATGAGTTTAtagatattgatgatgaggatatAGATTTATTATAG
- a CDS encoding Adk2 protein (S. cerevisiae homolog ADK2 has nucleoside triphosphate adenylate kinase activity, adenylate kinase activity, has role in nucleotide process and localizes to mitochondrial inner membrane), with protein MLKPTRLLLLGAPGSGKGTISKRLLKKFPQLQYISSGDVLRYQIASGTTIGIKAEKYLKNGALVPDPVMVRLITDQLQTHNWLNSEASWLLDGFPRTSNQADQLNDVLDKYDSNLNLVVELDVDQKVILHRIESRYVHLSSGRIYNLDYNPPKVPFKDDVTGEPLTKREDDNAEIFQKRLDKYNEKIGALREFYQEQGVWRVVSGNTSDIIYPQVEKLVNV; from the coding sequence ATGTTGAAGCCGACAAGATTGTTACTACTAGGTGCACCTGGTTCAGGAAAGGGTACCATTTCGAAAAGGCTCTTGAAGAAATTTCCCCAATTGCAGTACATCTCCTCCGGTGATGTGTTGAGATATCAGATAGCCAGTGGGACAACGATTGGAATTAAAGCCgaaaaatatttgaaaaatgggGCATTGGTACCAGACCCAGTGATGGTACGATTGATTACAGATCAGTTACAAACTCATAATTGGTTGAACAGTGAAGCAAGTTGGTTGTTGGATGGTTTTCCACGTACAAGTAATCAAGCCGACCAATTGAACGACGTGTTGGATAAGTATGACTCAAACTtaaatttggttgttgagTTGGACGTTGATCAGAAGGTTATATTGCATAGGATAGAGTCAAGATACGTTCACCTATCAAGTGGAAGGATTTATAATTTGGATTACAATCCACCCAAAGTGCCTTTCAAAGATGACGTAACTGGGGAACCTCTTACGAAGAGAGAAGATGATAACGCCGAGATATTCCAAAAGAGGTTGGACAAGTACAATGAAAAGATTGGTGCACTACGTGAGTTTTATCAGGAACAAGGGGTATGGAGGGTTGTTTCCGGTAACACCAGTGACATTATCTACCCtcaagttgaaaagttAGTAAATGTATAG
- a CDS encoding Sac7 GTPase activating protein (GAP) for RHO1 — MSHSQSPNNRGSIFGWAKSLKRSNLLSNESVNEISDNDSISKSPTKASYTSPHQQHSPLNIPNANAHNTQSSDSQNSFYQQQSSHHNHGGNFFGTSPTGSSHHSDFLRPLLNHKSRSTNNVSRVRSNSLNQSESSIRQHRDSFMQTNALVDENSKYFGVPLQQALDESSAKISILTGDQSDGLQYGQIPIVVAKCGVYLKKNGLTVEGIFRVGGSSKRIKDLQVIFNTPPSFGKQLNWDGYTVHDAASILRRYLNALPEPLIPLNMYDDFREPLRNRRRIISYMQYKAENPSKSLKQASVEDVSSTSQMLTEANVEKFNDNGVSDFRRRNDSNVSSHPTSSIQPPTEQSRHVEQQSQSQFSSSSPQQPQQLQQRQPTEEEIELKNKKKSKNYKKLTRDVHAAIDEYKHLVNDLPLASKQLLFYVLDLLAMVRNHSKENLMSSRNLAAIFQPSILSHPNHDLDPDEYALSQLVVEFLIHYAYKLLPTHTSKSVSINTNEDVVPTEPPQALQSAVTSTSTTPLESATSLSKNDLSSKEPIVSAQPAPPPFNRRHSKSLSSAGNHEDLVVGYQHNVTGSIPFESDVDYISDENDIGSDVEESYFNQSRLANAGSPMRINFDNERPNAEPEVPKNGTSEEPVIIVTTPSSGPTTAK, encoded by the coding sequence ATGAGTCATTCTCAATCTCCAAACAACAGAGGGTCCATTTTTGGTTGGGCAAAAAGTTTAAAGCGTTCAAACTTGTTATCCAACGAGTCCGTGAATGAAATCAGCGACAATGACTCTATTTCAAAATCCCCTACAAAAGCGAGTTACACTTCTCCTCATCAACAGCACAGCCCGTTAAATATACCAAATGCTAATGCTCACAACACACAAAGCTCAGACTCCCAAAACTCATTCTACCAGCAACAACTGAGCCACCATAATCATGGGGGGAACTTTTTTGGAACTTCACCTACAGGATCTAGTCATCATTCAGATTTTTTGCGTCCATTGCTCAACCACAAGCTGAGATCAACAAATAATGTGTCAAGAGTAAGGTCAAACTCGTTAAATCAATCAGAAAGCAGTATACGTCAGCATCGAGACTCTTTCATGCAAACCAATGCACTCGTTGATGAAAACTCAAAGTATTTTGGTGTCCCTTTGCAGCAGGCTTTGGATGAATCATCGGCGAAAATATCCATTCTTACTGGAGACCAATCCGATGGCTTGCAATATGGTCAAATCCCCATAGTTGTTGCCAAATGCGGCGtttatttgaagaaaaatgGACTCACTGTAGAAGGCATATTTAGAGTTGGTGGCTCTTCTAAGAGGATTAAAGATTTGCAGGTTATTTTCAACACACCACCATCTTTTGGTAAACAGCTAAATTGGGACGGATATACTGTACATGATGCTGCGTCTATTTTAAGAAGATATTTGAATGCACTTCCAGAACCACTCATTCCTTTAAACATGTACGATGATTTTAGAGAGCCATTGAGaaacagaagaagaataatCAGCTACATGCAGTACAAAGCAGAAAATCCCTCAAAGAGTCTTAAACAAGCTAGTGTTGAGGATGTATCGAGCACATCACAAATGTTGACGGAAgccaatgttgaaaagtttaatgaCAATGGTGTATCAGATTTTAGGAGGCGtaatgattcaaatgtttcGTCACATCCGACAAGTTCTATTCAACCCCCAACCGAACAGCTGCGACACGTAGAGCAGCAACTGCAACTGCAATttctgctgctgctgccgCAACAACCgcaacaattgcaacaacgACAACCtactgaagaagaaattgagcTCAAGAATAAGAAAAAGTCCAAGAACTACAAGAAGCTTACACGTGATGTCCATGCGGCAATTGACGAATACAAACACTTGGTTAATGACTTACCACTTGCTTCAAAACAGTTGTTATTCTATGTATTGGACTTGTTGGCAATGGTACGAAATCATCTGAAAGAGAATTTGATGAGTTCGAGAAATTTAGCTGCCATTTTTCAACCGCTGATCCTTTCACATCCTAATCACGATCTTGACCCTGATGAGTATGCTCTTTCCCAACTCGTGGTGGAATTCTTGATCCACTACGCTTACAAGCTTTTGCCAACACATACTTCCAAGTCTGTATCCATAAATACCAACGAGGATGTGGTTCCTACTGAACCTCCACAAGCATTGCAAAGTGCAGTCACTTCCACAAGCACAACCCCATTGGAGAGTGCAACCTCGCTATCAAAAAATGATCTACTGCTGAAGGAGCCAATAGTCCTGGCGCAACCCGCACCTCCACCATTCAATCGTCGACATTCCAAAAGTTTGAGCTCTGCCGGAAACCATGAGGATTTGGTGGTAGGATATCAACATAACGTAACTGGCTCAATCCCATTTGAATCAGACGTGGATTATATCTCAGATGAAAATGACATAGGCTCAGATGTAGAAGAGTCATATTTCAACCAGTCTAGGTTAGCAAATGCTGGCAGTCCCATGAGGATAAATTTCGATAACGAAAGGCCCAACGCAGAGCCAGAAGTCCCCAAAAATGGAACTAGCGAAGAGCCTGTTATAATTGTAACTACACCAAGTTCGGGGCCTACAACTGCTAAGTAG